A window of Osmerus eperlanus unplaced genomic scaffold, fOsmEpe2.1 SCAFFOLD_332, whole genome shotgun sequence contains these coding sequences:
- the ttc29 gene encoding tetratricopeptide repeat protein 29, with protein sequence MGGGVRQPAVPGEVLQLPGGLLAEPHFQQAGLASSRRVSLDSGRREAQACANMGRLCLEQGQLDQAREYYECFRRGALGRAWQGEDGVSLYSQACQGLCLVYGQQAQRLLLAGHDQHAVETLTLAFCTAQEAGDRKTERGRRPIVWDWPISAQETSRQQRSS encoded by the exons aTGGGCGGAGGTGTACGACAGCCAGCTGTTCCTGGCGAGGTTCTTCAGCTCCCCGGAGGACTCCTGGCTGAGCCGCACTTCCAGCAGGCCGGCTTGGCCTCGTCCCGCAGAGTCAGCCTGGACTCAGGCCGCAGAGAGGCCCAGGCCTGCGCTAACATGGGCCGCCTGTGTCTGGagcagg GTCAGCTGGACCAGGCCAGGGAGTACTACGAGTGTTTCCGGCGGGGTGCGCTGGGCCGGGCGTGGCAGGGGGAGGACGGGGTGTCCCTGTACTCTCAGGCCTGTCAGGGCCTCTGCCTGGTCTACGGCCAGCAGGCACAGCGCCTCCTGCTGGCGGGACATGACCAGCACGCTGTGGAGACGCTCACCCTGGCCTTCTGCACGGCCCAGGAAG CGGGGGACAGGAAGACTGAGAGGGGGAGGCGGCCTATCGTGTGGGACTGGCCTATCAGCGCACAGGAGACCAGCAGGCAGCAAAGAAg
- the LOC134016876 gene encoding endothelin receptor type B-like isoform X1 — MVPLLGLVLLLAALGRCHGNQTETEPSDWLMSDNHPAFLSGTDSPWVIEPDPSHPITSSPGTLPLPGAHQASPAGDKPAHLSSSNNVSGVPLRSLAPPSCLQAMSIKTAFKYVNSALGLVIFVVGVVGNGTLLRILYQNRSMRTGPNALIASLALGDLIYITIDIPINIYKLLVMRWPFAGSSLGVFLCKMVPFLQKTSVGITVLNLCFLSVDRYRAVTSWSRVQAVGVPRSTAVEICCIWLLSMLLAVPEALGFTVVTFSYRNTSMHTCMLYPQSPFLTFYRDAKDWWLFGFYFCIPLACSGLFYSLMTCEMLRHRKGSLCIALSEHLKQRREVAKAVFSLVVIFALCWFPLHLSRILKKMLYSSHDAGRCELLNFLLVLDYLSINLATVNSCINPIILYLVSKKFKNCFKSCLCCWCDSSSVVNSVVPITPSFLHKNHDLDQR, encoded by the exons ATGGTTCCCCTGCTGGGCTTGGTGCTGTTACTGGCTGCTCTGGGACGCTGCCACGGCAACCAGACTGAGACGgagccctctgattggctgatgagTGACAACCATCCAGCCTTTCTCAGTGGTACAGACTCCCCCTGGGTCATAGAGCCTGACCCCTCTcaccccatcacctcctccccaggaaccctccccctccctggggCACACCAAGCCTCTCCTGCTGGAGACAAGCCTgcacatctctcctcctccaacaaCGTGTCTGGTGTTCCCCTGCGCTCTCTAGCACCCCCCAGCTGCCTGCAGGCCATGTCTATAAAGACAGCCTTCAAGTATGTGAACAGCGCGCTGGGCTTGGTGATCTTTGTGGTGGGCGTGGTGGGGAACGGCACCCTGCTGAGGATCCTGTACCAGAACAGGTCCATGAGGACCGGGCCCAACGCCCTCATCGCCAGCCTGGCCCTGGGAGACCTCATCTACATCACCATCGACATCCCCATCAACATCTACAAG ctgctGGTGATGCGCTGGCCCTTTGCAGGTTCCTCTCTGGGAGTGTTCCTGTGTAAGATGGTTCCCTTCCTGCAGAAGACCTCCGTGGGAATCACCGTGCTCAACCTGTGTTTCCTCAGTGtggacag gtaccgGGCGGTGACCTCGTGGAGCAGGGTGCAGGCTGTGGGGGTCCCCAGGTCCACGGCGGTGGAGATCTGCTGCATCTGGCTGCTGTCCATGCTGCTGGCGGTGCCTGAAGCACTGGGCTTCACTGTGGTCACCTTCTCCTACAGGAACACCTCCATGCATACCTGCATGCTCTACCCACAATCCCCCTTCTTGACG TTCTACCGGGATGCAAAGGACTGGTGGCTGTTTGGGTTCTATTTCTGCATTCCGCTGGCGTGTTCCGGGCTGTTCTACAGCCTGATGACCTGCGAGATGTTACGTCATCGCAAGGGCAGCCTCTGCATAGCTCTCAGCGAACACCTGAAACAg aggagagaggtagcgAAGGCCGTCTTCAGTCTGGTGGTGATCTTCGCTCTCTGCTGGTTTCCTCTCCACCTCAGCCGGATCCTGAAGAAGATGCTCTACTCCTCCCACGATGCTGGCCGCTGTGAGCTGCTgaa tttcctGTTGGTGCTGGACTATCTCAGTATAAACCTGGCCACTGTAAACTCCTGCATCAATCCCATCATTCTCTACTTGGTCAGCAAGAAGTTCAAAAACTGCTTCaag tcctgtctgtgttgttggtgtgattcttcttctgtggtaaaCAGTGTGGTTCCCATCACCCCCAGCTTCCTGCACAAGAACCATGACCTGGACCAGCGCTGA
- the LOC134016876 gene encoding endothelin receptor type B-like isoform X2, translating into MVPLLGLVLLLAALGRCHGNQTETEPSDWLMSDNHPAFLSGTDSPWVIEPDPSHPITSSPGTLPLPGAHQASPAGDKPAHLSSSNNVSGVPLRSLAPPSCLQAMSIKTAFKYVNSALGLVIFVVGVVGNGTLLRILYQNRSMRTGPNALIASLALGDLIYITIDIPINIYKLLVMRWPFAGSSLGVFLCKMVPFLQKTSVGITVLNLCFLSVDRYRAVTSWSRVQAVGVPRSTAVEICCIWLLSMLLAVPEALGFTVVTFSYRNTSMHTCMLYPQSPFLTFYRDAKDWWLFGFYFCIPLACSGLFYSLMTCEMLRHRKGSLCIALSEHLKQRREVAKAVFSLVVIFALCWFPLHLSRILKKMLYSSHDAGRCELLNFLLVLDYLSINLATVNSCINPIILYLVSKKFKNCFKLPAQEP; encoded by the exons ATGGTTCCCCTGCTGGGCTTGGTGCTGTTACTGGCTGCTCTGGGACGCTGCCACGGCAACCAGACTGAGACGgagccctctgattggctgatgagTGACAACCATCCAGCCTTTCTCAGTGGTACAGACTCCCCCTGGGTCATAGAGCCTGACCCCTCTcaccccatcacctcctccccaggaaccctccccctccctggggCACACCAAGCCTCTCCTGCTGGAGACAAGCCTgcacatctctcctcctccaacaaCGTGTCTGGTGTTCCCCTGCGCTCTCTAGCACCCCCCAGCTGCCTGCAGGCCATGTCTATAAAGACAGCCTTCAAGTATGTGAACAGCGCGCTGGGCTTGGTGATCTTTGTGGTGGGCGTGGTGGGGAACGGCACCCTGCTGAGGATCCTGTACCAGAACAGGTCCATGAGGACCGGGCCCAACGCCCTCATCGCCAGCCTGGCCCTGGGAGACCTCATCTACATCACCATCGACATCCCCATCAACATCTACAAG ctgctGGTGATGCGCTGGCCCTTTGCAGGTTCCTCTCTGGGAGTGTTCCTGTGTAAGATGGTTCCCTTCCTGCAGAAGACCTCCGTGGGAATCACCGTGCTCAACCTGTGTTTCCTCAGTGtggacag gtaccgGGCGGTGACCTCGTGGAGCAGGGTGCAGGCTGTGGGGGTCCCCAGGTCCACGGCGGTGGAGATCTGCTGCATCTGGCTGCTGTCCATGCTGCTGGCGGTGCCTGAAGCACTGGGCTTCACTGTGGTCACCTTCTCCTACAGGAACACCTCCATGCATACCTGCATGCTCTACCCACAATCCCCCTTCTTGACG TTCTACCGGGATGCAAAGGACTGGTGGCTGTTTGGGTTCTATTTCTGCATTCCGCTGGCGTGTTCCGGGCTGTTCTACAGCCTGATGACCTGCGAGATGTTACGTCATCGCAAGGGCAGCCTCTGCATAGCTCTCAGCGAACACCTGAAACAg aggagagaggtagcgAAGGCCGTCTTCAGTCTGGTGGTGATCTTCGCTCTCTGCTGGTTTCCTCTCCACCTCAGCCGGATCCTGAAGAAGATGCTCTACTCCTCCCACGATGCTGGCCGCTGTGAGCTGCTgaa tttcctGTTGGTGCTGGACTATCTCAGTATAAACCTGGCCACTGTAAACTCCTGCATCAATCCCATCATTCTCTACTTGGTCAGCAAGAAGTTCAAAAACTGCTTCaag CTTCCTGCACAAGAACCATGA